In Clarias gariepinus isolate MV-2021 ecotype Netherlands chromosome 1, CGAR_prim_01v2, whole genome shotgun sequence, one DNA window encodes the following:
- the myom1b gene encoding M-protein, striated muscle produces the protein MSGSIPFYQKHHRHYDRAYRSREAESTVSQYQKSSSSYSAQRTSTKGIRDATFTSLDETGVSPQLKRIKPSYLAMDKQNQIIGYVVPIFRGSQEFASGLSDTEEARAKEAAGYLARRDLFTSGVEMERVEHKSRRTVMRESAERISLNKRIHDNEEYHKRLNEDNLMHSPEFVIKPRSHTVWEKQCVRLHCTVTGWPEPRIVWYKNNVSIDPMSHPGKYKIVSSYNVHSLEINRCDFDDTAQYRVSAMNSKGELSAFASVVVKRFKGDVDESLPAPRLYKKWSGSQVPCLEYGVTFETHIVDKFGVSFGREGETMSLGCSVIIYPSLQRFQPEIEWYRDDKLLVPSKWVQTHWSGDRATLTLTHLNKEDEGLYTLRVITKSGYETHSAYIFVQDSDAEIAGAPGAPLDVFCQEANKDYVIVTWKQPAVDGGSSILGYFVDRCEVGTSHWIQCNDTPVKFARFPVTGLVEGRSYIFRVRAVNKCGMSHPSRVSEPVAAMDPADRARKGASAPWTGQIIVTEEEPVEGVVPGKPRDLAVIEATKNYVVLSWKAPGDKGYEGVMYYVEKCVSGTDSWQRVNTELPVKSPRFALFDLSEGKSYSFRVRCCNSAGVGEPSDPTEATQVGDKLDIPSSPGRVVPTRNTDTSVVVSWEASRDAKELVGYYIETSVAGSNAWEPCNNKPVKATRFVCHGLTTGGKYVFRVRAVNAAGISEFSQESEAIEVKAAIATPAPPHGISVLESVRDSMVLAWKQPTFIGGADITGYFVDYREVVSGVPGKWHEANIKSVTERAYRVSDLKENKLYQFQVRAANIAGVGIPSLPSQTFKCEEWTIAVPGPPHDLQVLEVRKDSLVLLWKPPVYQGRSEVNGYYVDIKEADADFEKWRGVNEKATSKTYMKIKDLKEGVAYVFRVRAQNKAGVGKASEDTEPVLAETKPGTMELVVNVDDEGVISLNFECPNLNPESKFIWSKNYEEIGDSNRLTMETKGNKSKAIFKCPSEDDLGIYSCAVTHTDGASASYTLTEEGLKELLKISHDHKFPIIPLKSELAVQLLEKGRVRFWLQAEKISANGKVEYVFNDNNIAQGEKYKMNFDKNTGIIEMFIESLEKEDEGTYTFQLQDGKATNQSSLVLIGDVFKQLQKESEFQKKEWHRKQGPHFVEYLSYEVTPECIVKLKCKVGNMKKESVTLWYKDGREIKGSEKLDVNEGVLSLEITKISKKDAGVYEVIVKDDRGQDKSTLNLTDQGFKDLMNQVFSVIANSSTPLKIQSTEEGIRLYTFVNYYNDELLVTWQHKDSAIAFTDRIKSGVVGEQLWLQISEPTEKDKGKYAIEFFDGKGGLKRTIELAGQAYDDAYAEFQRLKAAAIAERNRARVAGGLPDVVTIQEGKALNLTCNISGDPVPEVTWLKNEREMVSDDHYVLKFESGKFASFTITTVNTNDSGKYSILVKNKYGTESGDFTVSVFIPDELPVKRK, from the exons ATGTCTGGATCGATCCCATTCTACCAGAAGCACCACCGTCACTATGACCGTGCCTACCGTAGCCGGGAGGCGGAGTCTACAGTCAGCCAATACCAGAAGAGCTCCAGCTCTTACTCCGCCCAAAGAACCAGCACGAAAGG CATTAGAGATGCCACCTTTACCTCTCTGGATGAGACGGGGGTGAGTCCTCAGCTAAAGAGAATCAAACCCAGCTACCTGGCTATGGACAAACAGAACCAGATTATAGGCTATGTGGTGCCCATCTTCAGGGGAAG TCAGGAGTTTGCAAGTGGCCTGTCAGACACTGAAGAAGCTCGGGCTAAAGAGGCTGCTGGTTACCTGGCACGTAGGGACCTCTTCACCAGTGGGGTGGAGATGGAGCGCGTGGAACACAAGTCTCGCAGAACCGTCATGAGGGAGTCTGCAGAACGCATTTCCCTCAACAAGAGG ATCCATGACAACGAAGAGTACCATAAGCGCCTGAACGAGGATAACCTGATGCATTCACCAGAGTTTGTGATCAAGCCCCGCTCACACACTGTGTGGGAAAAACAGTGTGTGCGGCTGCACTGCACAGTCACAGGATGGCCAGAGCCCCGGATTGTGTG GTACAAGAACAATGTCAGTATTGACCCTATGTCTCATCCAGGGAAGTACAAAATAGTGAGCAGCTACAATGTCCACTCTTTGGAGATCAACAG GTGTGACTTTGATGACACTGCGCAGTATCGTGTATCTGCCATGAACAGCAAGGGAGAGCTTTCAGCTTTTGCGTCTGTCGTGGTTAAAA GATTCAAAGGTGATGTTGACGAGTCTCTCCCGGCTCCCAGACTCT ATAAGAAATGGTCCGGCTCTCAAG tGCCATGCCTGGAGTATGGAGTGACCTTCGAAACACATATTGTTGATAAGTTTGGAGTGTCTTTTGGACGTGAGGGTGAGACGATGAGTCTGGGCTGCTCTGTTATCATCTACCCCTCACTGCAACGCTTCCAGCCTGAGATTGAGTGGTACAGAGATG ATAAGTTGCTGGTGCCATCTAAGTGGGTTCAGACGCACTGGAGTGGAGACAGGGCTactcttacactcacacacctcaATAAAGAAGACGAGGGGCTTTACACACTCCGTGTTATCACAAAGTCTGGATATGAGACACACTCAGCCTACATTTTTGTCCAAG ATAGTGATGCAGAGATTGCAGGAGCTCCTGGTGCCCCACTGGATGTGTTTTGTCAAGAAGCAAATAAAGATTATGTCATTGTCACATGGAAACAACCTGCTGTGGATGGAGGTAGCTCCATTCTGGGCTACTTTGTAGACAG GTGTGAAGTCGGCACGTCTCACTGGATTCAGTGCAATGATACTCCTGTCAAGTTTGCCCGTTTTCCGGTTACCGGCCTCGTTGAAGGCCGCAGCTATATTTTCCGTGTGCGTGCTGTGAATAAGTGTGGCATGAGTCATCCTTCTCGAGTGTCTGAACCAGTGGCGGCCATGGACCCTGCTGACCGTGCTCGCAAAG GAGCCTCTGCACCTTGGACTGGTCAAATCATTGTTACTGAGGAGGAGCCTGTAG AGGGAGTGGTTCCTGGCAAACCTCGTGACCTTGCAGTTATTGAAGCCACCAAGAACTATGTGGTGTTGAGCTGGAAGGCTCCAGGCGACAAGGGATACGAGGGTGTCATGTACTATGTTGAGAAG TGTGTGTCTGGCACAGACAGCTGGCAGCGTGTGAACACAGAGCTTCCAGTAAAGTCTCCACGCTTTGCTCTGTTTGACCTGTCTGAGGGAAAATCTTACAGTTTCCGTGTCCGCTGCTGCAACTCTGCTGGCGTCGGTGAACCTTCAGACCCCACAGAGGCCACTCAAGTGGGAGATAAACTgg ATATTCCATCTTCTCCGGGCCGTGTAGTACCCACCCGAAACACAGACACATCAGTCGTTGTGTCATGGGAGGCATCAAGGGATGCTAAAGAGCTAGTGGGCTACTATATTGAGACTAGTGTTGCTGGAAGCAATGCTTGGGAGCCCTGCAACAATAAGCCTGTCAAAGCCACCAG GTTTGTCTGCCATGGCTTGACAACAGGTGGAAAGTATGTTTTCCGTGTGAGAGCGGTTAATGCAGCTGGTATCAGTGAGTTCTCACAGGAGTCTGAGGCCATTGAAGTTAAAGCTGCAATTG CTACCCCTGCTCCGCCCCATGGCATTTCCGTGTTGGAGAGCGTTAGGGATTCTATGGTGCTAGCCTGGAAACAGCCAACATTTATTGGTGGTGCTGACATCACCGGGTACTTTGTGGATTATCGTGAGGTCGTCAGTGGAGTACCTGGAAAATGGCATGAGGCAAACATCAAGTCTGTCACTGAAAGAGCCTACAGG gTCTCTGATCTGAAGGAGAACAAGTTGTATCAGTTCCAGGTTCGTGCTGCAAACATAGCCGGTGTTGGCATCCCATCTCTGCCCAGTCAGACCTTTAAATGTGAAGAATGGACCATTGCTGTgccag GCCCCCCACATGATCTCCAAGTGCTGGAAGTACGCAAGGACTCTTTAGTGTTGCTTTGGAAACCACCAGTGTACCAGGGTCGTAGTGAGGTCAATGGCTATTACGTTGACATCAAGGAGGCCGATGCAGATTTTGAGAAATGGAGAGGAGTCAATGAGAAAGCTACAAGCAAGACATACATGAAG ATTAAAGATCTGAAAGAGGGAGTGGCATATGTTTTCCGTGTACGGGCTCAGAACAAAGCCGGTGTGGGCAAAGCATCTGAAGACACAGAGCCAGTGCTGGCTGAGACCAAACCAG GCACTATGGAATTGGTGGTGAACGTTGATGATGAAGGTGTGATTTCACTGAACTTTGAATGTCCTAACCTCAATCCTGAATCCAAGTTCATCTGGTCCAAGAACTATGAGGAGATAGGAGACTCGAACCGCTTGACCATGGAGACCAAGGGCAATAA GTCCAAAGCCATCTTTAAGTGTCCTTCTGAGGATGACCTTGGTATCTACTCCTGTGCTGTTACACACACTGATGGAGCCTCTGCCAGCTACACCTTAACTGAGGAAG GTCTGAAGGAGCTGCTGAAGATCAGTCATGACCACAAATTCCCCA TTATTCCCCTGAAATCAGAGTTAGCTGTGCAGTTGTTGGAGAAGGGTAGGGTTCGCTTCTGGCTGCAGGCTGAAAAGATTTCTGCTAATGGCAAAGTTGAATATGTTTTCAATGACAACAACATCGCTCAGGGAGAG AAATATAAGATGAACTTTGATAAGAATACTggaatcattgagatgtttattGAGTCATTGGAGAAAGAGGATGAAGGAACATATACCTTCCAACTCCAGGATGGAAAAGCCACCAACCAGTCCAGTCTGGTGCTAATAGGAGATG TTTTCAAACAGCTGCAAAAAGAATCTGAATTCCAGAAGAAAGAATGGCACAGGAAACAAG GTCCTCACTTTGTGGAGTATCTAAGTTATGAGGTCACACCTGAATGCATTGTAAAACTTAAGTGCAAG gTGGGCAACATGAAGAAGGAATCTGTCACATTGTGGTATAAGGATGGAAGAGAGATAAAGGGCAGTGAGAAACTTGACGTCAATGAGGGAGTGCTGTCACTGGAGATTACTAAG ATCTCTAAAAAGGATGCAGGTGTGTATGAGGTGATTGTAAAGGATGACAGAGGCCAAGACAAATCTACACTTAACCTGACTGAccaag GATTTAAGGACTTGATGAACCAAGTTTTCAGTGTTATTG CAAACTCTTCCACTCCTCTAAAGATCCAGAGCACAGAGGAGGGCATTCGTCTGTACACATTTGTCAACTATTACAATGATGAACTGCTTGTCACCTGGCAAcacaa GGATTCTGCTATTGCTTTTACTGATCGAATTAAGAGTGGTGTAGTGGGTGAGCAGTTGTGGCTGCAAATCAGTGAACCAACAGAGAAAGACAAGGGCAAGTATGCCATCGAGTTCTTTGATGGGAAAGGAGGACTGAAGAGGACAATAGAGCTGGCTGGACAAG CATATGATGATGCTTATGCAGAATTCCAGAGACTAAA AGCTGCTGCCATTGCAGAACGAA ATCGGGCTCGTGTAGCAGGAGGTCTGCCTGATGTGGTGACCATCCAAGAGGGCAAG GCCCTGAATCTGACGTGTAATATTTCGGGAGACCCCGTACCTGAGGTGACCTGGCtgaagaatgagagagagatggtATCTGATGATCACTATGTCCTCAAGTTTGAGTCTGGCAAGTTTGCCAGCTTCACCATTACCACCGTGAACACAAATGACTCGGGAAAATACAGCATCTTGGTAAAGAATAAGTATGGCACGGAGAGCGGCGATTTCACTGTAAGTGTCTTCATCCCTGATGAGTTGCCTGTCAAGAGAAAGTAG
- the LOC128528371 gene encoding fibronectin-binding protein A-like, with translation MLLIPLVSSHHQLEVTENMGDLGVVSYLTDEHGNVVIGPTACLSKPPTPNTFKSTTLPTTPLSPTLSTPSEEKPKKRATDEKKREKKKVTKRRDSVILKLPIGEAESHEPPLPTTPVTPGTEAMPLPDPRPEASTDGCDIVGELE, from the exons ATGTTGCTAATACCACTTGTGTCCTCACATCACCAGTTGGAAGTCACAGAGAACATGGGTGATCTGGGTGTGGTTTCGTATTTGACTGATGAACATGGCAATGTGGTGATTGGACCCACAGCTTGTTTATCTAAGCCTCCAACACCAAATACATTCAAATCAACCACACTGCCTACAACACCTCTCTCTCCGACCTTAAGTACCCCATCAGAGGAGAAACCCAAGAAGAGGGCAACAGAtgagaaaaagagggagaaaaagaaagtgacAAAGAGGAGAG ATTCTGTTATTCTGAAACTGCCTATTGGAGAGGCAGAGTCACATGAGCCCCCCCTCCCAACAACACCAGTTACACCTGGAACAGAGGCCATGCCTCTCCCTGATCCAAGACCTGAAGCATCAACAGATGGATGTGACATAGTGGGTGAATTAGAGTAA